Genomic segment of Thermodesulfobacteriota bacterium:
ACCCACTTCCACCGGTTGGCACACACCGGTCTCAAACGACCCAGAGGAAGCGGTAATAAGCAAAACGGTTTCCAAACCGCCCATGGAGGGGGTTAATCCCAAAAAGGGAAAGGTTAATGATGACGGAACCGAAGCGGTTAAGGAGTATAAACGAATCAAAGTCCCGGAGAATATGGTGGCTAAATTCCTGGCCTTGCCCAAGGGTCCCCTCCTGCGCGATATCGGGGAGGCTTCCTTCGGACCCCCGCCCCCCAAGGCTAAGGGTATAATTGCCACCCCGGAGACGGTAATCGGCGCCGACGACCGCATCCAGATCACCAACACCTCCGCATATCCCTGGCGTGTGCACTGCTCTCTAATGATAACCGGAGCAGACAATTCGATGTGGATCGGCACCGGATGGTTCATCGGGCCGCGTACGCTCATGACCGCGGGTCATTGTGTTTATATAAAGAACAGCGGAGTGCCGGGACGAGACGGCTGGGTCAAAAAGATCGTGGTCATGCCCGGACGTAACGGCAGCAACCTTCCCTATGGTTCCGTGACCAGCACCAGCTTTCGCTCCGTCACCGGCTGGACCGAAAAAGGAGACCCAAACTACGACTACGGTGCAATCATCCTACCGACGGATTTAGGTAACACGGTGGGGTGGATAGGATTCGGTGTTTACACGGACGCGGAATTGCTAGCGGCTACTGGTAACCTCTCCGGCTATCCCGGGGATAAACCCAGCGGCACCCAGTGGTATCACGCCCGCCGGATTAATTCAGTAAACAGCCTGAAGGTATTTTATGATATCGACACTATGGGAGGGCAGAGCGGCAGTGCGGTTTACCAAATCATAAACGGTGACCGCTATGCCGTCGCTATCCATGCCTACGGAATCGGTGGTGATGCTACCGTTAATTCGGGTACCAGAATTACAAATGCCGTATACAATAATATGCAAGCCTGGCTGGCATAGGAAAAAGACCGATTCAGATTGAAAGCTGCCCAGTCGTCGCTTTTTTAACCCGGACTAACCGTATCACCCGGTCCCGTTAGGAGCCACTCAAATGCCACAAACCGGGAATATAATCTCTGGCCTGGTTAAAGACCCCGGTGGCAAGCCGGTCCCCTTAGCTCGAGTCTATTTCACCGAAGGCCCCGTACCGCTTCCGGATATTGCCGCACTGACAAATGATAATGGTGAGTTCTCCTTATCCGTACCCGCAGCGGGTAGATATAAAATCGCATGTAGTGCCGAGGGATTCGAGTCAACCGTTACCGAGGTCACGGTCAAAAGCGGCAAAATGGCAAAAATACAAATTCGAATGAAGAAGTAGTGTGTAAATACTCCGTTAAAATCATTGCATACCTGAGCAGATGATTCCATGATCTGGATTTGGTTGACAACAATAGAGCTTTCAGTTAAATAGATTTACCACTTGATTGTGGAGGGCTAAGATTAGCACGCTAGATATAATCAGGGAAAAGCTGTTAGAGAGAGATGAGTCCGTCACTTTTGATGAAGCCCTTGGGTTAACCGAGATACCAAAGGAGCAGGTTCCCGACCTTATTTCACTAGCCAGGAAGGTCACACTCAAGTACAAGGGAGACGGTGTTTTCTTGCGCTCCATCATTAGCGCACAGACCGGCAACTGCCCTGAAGACTGCTCATTTTGTTCCCAATCCGTGCATTATGACACCCAGATAAATGCCCATCCTCTGATGGCGGCGGAGATGATATTAAAGGCCGCTCAACAGGCAGAAAGAATGGGGGCTATGGATTTTTGTATAGTCATAAGCGCAAAAGGCCCCACGCCCCGAATCTTCAAGAAGGTGCTGGAAGCGGTAGACCTACTGAGAGAAAACACCGGCCTAAAGATTGGATGCTCTCTAGGAGAGCTAACCGAAGAGCAAGCATTTACCCTCAAAGAGCACGGCGTCTGGCGGTACAACCATAATCTCGAAACCTGTCGCAGCTATTTCCCAAACGTTTGCACAACCCACACCTATGATGACCGGGTGAGAACGGCAAAGCTGGTCAAAAAGGCGGGCATGAATTTGTGCTCGGGCGGGATAATGGGAATGGGCGAGTCGGTAAGGCAAAGGATTGAGTTAGCTTTCGAGATCAAGGAATTGGACCCAAGCTGGGTTCCCATAAACTTTCTGAACCCCAGACCGGGCACTCCTTTCGGTGATCTCCCCATGGTATCGCCGTTTGAAGCGGTTAAGACAATATCCATATTCCGGCTCATACTTCCGGACAAGATTCTGATGACCGCTGGCGGCAGAGAGGTTACCCTTCGCGACCTCCAAGCAATGGGACTCTTAGCCGGCGCAAACGCCATGATCCTTGGCAACTACCTTACCACTCCCGGCCGTCCGCCCGAGGAAGACCTGCGCATGCTGGATGACCTCCAAATGCCGGTGAGAAGAGATGTTTAATTTCCAATTTCGGAATGCAGATTGCAGATTTAAAAACATGTTTAGCTACGAATGAGAATACAAATTCTAAATCACAAAAAAGCATGGTTTGGAATTTGTGATTTGGTCATTGGAGCTTAATTGTCAGTAGCTAGTTAAATTTCTTTTATTCCGAAATCCGAGGTCTCAAATCCGAAATCGAAATGTCCGACCGTACGAAGAAGCTCGGAGAATACGACAAAGATTTCGTCTGGCATCCTTTCACTCAGATGAAAGAGTATGAGGAAAAGGAGCCGATTGTAATCGAGGGGGCGGAAGGGGTCTACCTCGTTGATACGGAGGGCAGGAAATATATAGACGGCGTATCCTCACTCTGGGTCAATATTCACGGCCATAAGGTGCCGGAAATTGATAGTGCGATCAAGGACCAAGTAGAGAAGCTGGGCCACAG
This window contains:
- a CDS encoding serine protease, which encodes MAAKKKSPTSTGWHTPVSNDPEEAVISKTVSKPPMEGVNPKKGKVNDDGTEAVKEYKRIKVPENMVAKFLALPKGPLLRDIGEASFGPPPPKAKGIIATPETVIGADDRIQITNTSAYPWRVHCSLMITGADNSMWIGTGWFIGPRTLMTAGHCVYIKNSGVPGRDGWVKKIVVMPGRNGSNLPYGSVTSTSFRSVTGWTEKGDPNYDYGAIILPTDLGNTVGWIGFGVYTDAELLAATGNLSGYPGDKPSGTQWYHARRINSVNSLKVFYDIDTMGGQSGSAVYQIINGDRYAVAIHAYGIGGDATVNSGTRITNAVYNNMQAWLA
- a CDS encoding carboxypeptidase-like regulatory domain-containing protein; the protein is MPQTGNIISGLVKDPGGKPVPLARVYFTEGPVPLPDIAALTNDNGEFSLSVPAAGRYKIACSAEGFESTVTEVTVKSGKMAKIQIRMKK
- the bioB gene encoding biotin synthase BioB, with the translated sequence MWRAKISTLDIIREKLLERDESVTFDEALGLTEIPKEQVPDLISLARKVTLKYKGDGVFLRSIISAQTGNCPEDCSFCSQSVHYDTQINAHPLMAAEMILKAAQQAERMGAMDFCIVISAKGPTPRIFKKVLEAVDLLRENTGLKIGCSLGELTEEQAFTLKEHGVWRYNHNLETCRSYFPNVCTTHTYDDRVRTAKLVKKAGMNLCSGGIMGMGESVRQRIELAFEIKELDPSWVPINFLNPRPGTPFGDLPMVSPFEAVKTISIFRLILPDKILMTAGGREVTLRDLQAMGLLAGANAMILGNYLTTPGRPPEEDLRMLDDLQMPVRRDV